One part of the Raphanus sativus cultivar WK10039 chromosome 7, ASM80110v3, whole genome shotgun sequence genome encodes these proteins:
- the LOC108818366 gene encoding E3 ubiquitin-protein ligase ORTHRUS 2, with product MAQLPCDNDGVCLRCKAKPPQEETLACGTCGTPWHAPCLSSPPETLASTLQWHCPDCSGEIDPLLPVSGAAGHESGCGGSDLVAAIRAIEADESLTEAGKAKKRQELLSGKSAASADEDDEGKKSAGLDVDVLAALGENLNCSFCIQLPERPVTTPCGHNFCLKCFEKWIGQGKRTCAKCRSPIPPKMASNPRINSSLVSAIRLARVSKSAGAGTGKVFHFISNQDRPDKAFTTERAKKTGKANAASGRIYVTIPPDHFGPIPAENDPVRNQGVLVGESWEDRLECRQWGAHFPHVAGIAGQSSYGAQSVALSGGYKDDEDHGEWFLYTGSGGRDLSGNKRTNKDQSFDQKFEKSNEALRVSCKMGYPVRVVRSHKEKRSAYAPETGVRYDGVYRIEKCWRKVGIQGSFKVCRYLFVRCDNEPAPWTSDEHGDRPRPLPNIPELKMATELFERTESPSWNFDEGEGCWKWMKPPPASLKAVNVLDPEERKSMKRAIKAAHSNTVREKLLKEFSCMICRQVMTLPVTTPCAHNFCKACLEDKFAGQTLVRERSRGGRTLRAQKNIMNCPCCPNDISDFLQNPQVNREVMEVIEKLKNKEEEKAESEEVEEASVDEKEEKAESESEGNCEGADLEEAEQPRKRAKLDTTDTVVPATKVESDMK from the exons ATGGCCCAGCTCCCTTGCGACAACGACGGCGTGTGCCTACGGTGCAAGGCCAAGCCTCCCCAGGAGGAAACCCTCGCGTGCGGCACGTGCGGAACCCCCTGGCACGCGCCGTGCCTCTCCTCCCCTCCCGAAACCCTAGCCTCCACTCTGCAGTGGCACTGCCCCGACTGCTCCGGCGAAATCGATCCTCTCCTCCCCGTCTCCGGCGCCGCGGGACACGAATCCGGCTGCGGCGGATCGGACCTGGTCGCGGCGATTCGCGCGATCGAGGCCGACGAGTCTCTGACCGAGGCGGGTAAAGCTAAGAAGAGGCAGGAGCTTCTGAGCGGCAAATCCGCCGCCTCCGCCGATGAGGATGATGAAGGGAAGAAGAGCGCGGGGCTCGATGTTGATGTTTTGGCCGCGCTCGGCGAAAACTTGAACTGTTCCTTCTGTATTCAGTTGCCTGAAAGGCCCGTCACG acaCCATGCGGGCACAACTTTTGTTTGAAGTGTTTTGAGAAGTGGATTGGTCAAGGGAAGCGAACCTGTGCCAAATGCCGTAGCCCGATCCCTCCCAAAATGGCAAGCAACCCTAGGATTAACTCTTCCCTCGTCTCTGCCATTCGTCTCGCCAGGGTTTCCAAGAGTGCTGGTGCGGGTACTGGGAAAGTTTTCCATTTTATCAGTAACCAAGACCGACCAGATAAGGCGTTTACAACGGAGCGTGCCAAGAAAACCGGGAAGGCCAATGCTGCCAGTGGCAGGATCTATGTGACGATACCGCCTGATCACTTTGGTCCTATTCCGGCTGAAAATGATCCTGTCAGAAATCAAGGTGTCTTGGTTGGAGAAAGCTGGGAGGATAGGTTGGAATGTAGGCAGTGGGGAGCTCATTTCCCGCACGTTGCTGGCATTGCTGGGCAATCCAGTTATGGAGCTCAATCCGTGGCACTCTCTGGAGGTTACAAGGATGATGAGGATCATGGAGAATGGTTTCTGTACACAGGAAG TGGAGGAAGAGACCTTAGCGGCAACAAAAGGACTAACAAGGATCAATCGTTTGATCAGAAGTTTGAAAAGTCAAACGAAGCTTTAAGAGTTAGTTGCAAAATGGGTTATCCCGTTCGTGTTGTCAG GTCTCACAAGGAGAAGCGTTCTGCATATGCCCCTGAGACAGGAGTCAGATATGATGGGGTTTACAGGATCGAGAAGTGCTGGAGAAAAGTTGGAATACAG GGTTCTTTCAAGGTCTGTCGTTACCTATTTGTTAGGTGTGACAATGAGCCTGCTCCATGGACCAG TGATGAGCATGGGGATCGTCCAAGACCTTTGCCTAACATTCCAGAGCTTAAGATGGCAACAGAGCTCTTTGAGAGAACGGAAAGTCCATCATGGAATTTTGAT GAAGGTGAGGGTTGTTGGAAGTGGATGAAGCCTCCCCCTGCTAGTTTAAAGGCAGTTAATGTTCTGGATCCTGAGGAGAGGAAGAGTATGAAGAGGGCTATAAAGGCGGCACATTCAAATACCGTGAGAGAAAAACTTCTGAAAG AATTCAGCTGCATGATCTGCCGGCAGGTAATGACTCTTCCTGTGACAACCCCTTGTGCTCATAACTTCTGCAAGGCTTGTTTAGAAGATAAGTTTGCTGGGCAAACTCTGGTGAGGGAAAGAAGCAGAGGTGGGCGGACACTTCGTGCACAGAAGAACATCATGAACTGTCCATGTTGCCCCAACGACATCTCTGACTTTCTCCAGAACCCTCAG GTCAATAGAGAAGTAATGGAGGTGATAGAGAAGCTTAAGAACAAGGAAGAGGAAAAGGCAGAGTCTGAAGAAGTTGAAGAGGCAAGTGTTGATGAAAAGGAAGAAAAGGCTGAGTCAGAGTCCGAGGGAAACTGCGAGGGTGCCGACCTTGAAGAAGCCGAACAACCAAGGAAGAGAGCCAAACTGGACACTACTGACACAGTAGTTCCTGCGACTAAGGTGGAATCTGACATGAAGTAG